The following are encoded together in the Sparus aurata chromosome 1, fSpaAur1.1, whole genome shotgun sequence genome:
- the pgm2 gene encoding phosphopentomutase: MEKGQSSTGDTKLDQAVRQWLQYDKNPKTVSMVKDLVKEGAVEALRKCFSSRMEFGTAGLRAAMGPGISCMNDLTIIQTTQGFCHYLEESLGNLKERGVVIGYDARAHPPSGGSSKRFASLAAAVFISRGVPVHLFSDITPTPFVPFTVSHLGLCAGIMVTASHNPKQDNGYKVYWENGAQIVSPHDKGIAKAIEENLEPWPESWNTEEALKSPLLKDPYQDINTQYFKAIQKHCHHRDINKSSEVKIVHTSVHGVGHAFVQSAFKAFDLHPPFAVEEQKDPDPEFPTVKYPNPEEGEGVLTLSFALAEREGATVVLANDPDADRLAIAEKQESGQWRVFSGNELGALLGWWMFRCWKQQNSDAAAVKSLYMLSSTVSSKILRAIALKEGFHFEETLTGFKWMGNRARDLLNQDKTVLFAFEEAIGYMCSPSVLDKDGVSAAAIAGEMVSYLAMKKTSLSQQLTAIYTEYGYHISKNSYFICHDQDVIRSLFERLRNYSGKKDSYPTECGRFSISAVRDLTTGYDSNQPDNKAVLPTSKSSQMITFSFANGGVATMRTSGTEPKIKYYTELCAAPGNSDVTQLKKELDDLVDAIVKDFFEPEKNKLQPKPE; this comes from the exons ATGGAAAAAGGTCAATCCTCAACCGGTGACACGAAGCTGGACCAGGCTGTCAGACAGTGGCTGCAGTATGACAAG AACCCCAAGACGGTGTCCATGGTGAAGGACCTGGTGAAGGAAGGAGCGGTGGAGGCTCTgaggaaatgtttctcctccagGATGGAGTTCGGTACAGCTGGTCTGAGAGCTGCCATGGGCCCCGGCATTTCCTGTATGAATGACCTCACTATCATCCAGACCACGCAG GGTTTCTGTCACTACCTGGAGGAGAGCCTCGGGAACCTTAAGGAGCGAGGGGTGGTGATCGGTTATGATGCCCGGGCCCACCCTCCCAGCGGGGGCAGCAGCAAGCGCTTCGCCAGTCTGGCTGCAGCTGTGTTCATCAGCCGAGGGGTTCCCGTCCACCTCTTCTCTGACATCACTCCTACACCTTTTGTG CCTTTCACAGTTTCTCACCTGGGTCTGTGTGCTGGTATCATGGTGACTGCCTCTCACAACCCTAAACAGGACAATGGCTACAag GTGTACTGGGAGAACGGAGCCCAGATCGTGTCTCCTCATGACAAAGGCATCGCCAAGGCCATAGAGGAGAACCTGGAGCCGTGGCCTGAGTCCTGGAACACAGAGGAGGCCCTGAAGAGCCCCCTGCTCAAAGATCCCTACCAGGACATCAACACACAATACTTCAAAGCTATCCAGAAACACTGTCATCACAG GGACATAAACAAGAGTTCAGAGGTGAAAATTGTGCATACGTCTGTGCACGGTGTCGGTCATGCATTTGTCCAGTCAGCTTTCAAGGCCTTTGACCTTCACCCTCCATTTGCTGTCGAGGAACAAAAAGATCCAGACCCTGAATTCCCCACCGTCAAATATCCCAATcctgaggagggagagggagtccTG ACACTGTCATTTGCACTGGCAGAAAGAGAGGGGGCTACAGTTGTGTTGGCGAATGACCCTGACGCTGATCGACTGGCCATCGCTGAGAAGCAGGaaag tggtCAGTGGCGAGTGTTCAGTGGTAATGAGTTAGGAGCGTTGCTCGGCTGGTGGATGTTCCGCTGCTGGAAACAGCAAAACTCTgacgctgctgctgtaaaaAGCCTCTACATGCTGTCGAGCACCGTCTCATCCAAGATACTGCGTGCCATCGCTCTCAAGGAAGGTTTCCACTTCGAG GAAACACTAACAGGATTCAAGTGGATGGGAAACAGAGCCAGAGACCTCCTGAACCAGGACAAGACTGTTCTGTTTGCCTTTGAGGAGGCCATag GTTATATGTGTAGTCCCTCTGTATTGGACAAGGATGGAGTGAGTGCTGCAGCCATCGCAGGAGAGATGGTTTCTTATCTGgccatgaaaaaaacaagcctTTCTCAACAACTCACTGCCATCTACACAGA GTATGGCTACCACATCAGTAAGAACTCCTATTTCATCTGCCATGACCAGGACGTGATCCGCAGCTTGTTTGAGCGCCTGCGTAATTACAGTGGCAAGAAGGACTCATATCCCACTGAATGCGGTCGCTTCTCCATCTCTGCTGTACGAGACTTGACCACCGGCTACGACAGCAACCAGCCGGATAACAAGGCT GTTCTTCCCACCTCCAAATCCAGTCAGATGATCACATTCAGCTTCGCCAATGGGGGTGTGGCCACCATGAGGACCAGTGGCACCGAGCCAAAAATCAAATATTACACTGAGCTCTGTGCTGCTCCTGGTAACAG TGATGTGACGCAGCTGAAGAAGGAGCTCGATGACTTGGTCGATGCCATTGTCAAAGACTTCTTCGAGCCAGAGAAGAATAAATTGCAGCCCAAACCCGAGTAG